Proteins encoded within one genomic window of Eurosta solidaginis isolate ZX-2024a chromosome 1, ASM4086904v1, whole genome shotgun sequence:
- the Mic26-27 gene encoding MICOS complex subunit MIC27: protein MLRKILVTPPTALLFAAAPVKQTDVKQDGNVVDSSKFICKPSDLPLYQSLHEQNRTKDEPHTQQDSAVRQTVEGGVRVVRTQLEDGFNIFAEQKAQLDHYIDTAKAHTQSTIDYLNEPQNVLPRSGAIAVGGLSGFIFAARGGFIKKVLYTAIGAGAVASLCYPREAEVAARDALVQARKGYVIAYNFVKGVKPGDEVTPEPLSKFPTSMRDLKYLFLDLYDEAKEALFGKKQ, encoded by the exons ATGCTGAGAAAAATTCTTGTAACACCACCAACAGCTCTGTTGTTTGCTGCTGCCCCCGTTAAACAGACGGACGTGAAACAAGACGGAAACGTGGTAGATAGTTCCAAGTTCATATGCAAACCCAGTGATTTGCCACTTTATCAATCATTGCATGAGCAGAACAG AACCAAAGACGAACCTCATACCCAGCAAGACTCTGCCGTGCGTCAAACTGTCGAAGGTGGCGTGCGTGTTGTGCGTACTCAACTTGAAGATGGATTCAATATATTTGCTGAACAAAAAGCTCAACTGGATCACTACATAGATACAGCCAAGGCGCATACACAATCCACTATTGATTATTTGAATGAACCTCAAAATGTGTTACCTCGTAGCGGCGCGATAGCTGTTGGTGGCTTATCCGGTTTCATTTTTGCAGCGCGTGGTGGTTTTATCAAAAAAGTACTCTACACAGCAATTGGTGCTGGTGCTGTAGCGTCATTGTGCTATCCAAGAGAAGCGGAGGTAGCTGCACGTGATGCACTTGTGCAGGCACGTAAAGGATATGTTATCGCATATAATTTTGTTAAAGGTGTAAAACCAGGCGATGAAGTTACTCCAGAACCGCTTAGCAAATTTCCGACAAGCATGCGTGACTTGAAATATCTATTTCTAGACTTGTATGATGAAGCAAAAGAAGCATTATTTGGCAAAAAGCAGTAA